The genome window AGGTGGGTCACTGGTTGAACCGTCGGGTcacaatatataataaaaaaaatatataatataattaaataaacatgtaaattaTAATATAAGTACAGAAAAGGAGCATTTTTTGGGTCATTTGAAATCTTTCTACCCTCTAGATCTTCATATCCTAACAGATCTTTTTTTCCTTTAGCTCCTATTTTCAGTTACCGAATTCAACCTGCCTTGGCTACTAAGAGGTTCAATTTACTTTCTTGAATAAGCTAATAAACACAGATTCACAGTGCAATTATAATTCGTGCTTCTATTATAAGTTTCCACTCAAATACATCCCAGtctgaaaattttcaaactgAGCATCTCTCCATTGGACGTTTTCTAAGATTCATAACAAAATTTAACTGTGAAAATCTAAGTTGATTGAACCATAACTTTAGAAGTCAAGCAAGCATAAAGGATGGCTCTATATTTCTACCTCCCTTAGCTATCATGAGCTTGAGCTCCAGAACCTGACCAACAAAACAAGCAACTCAACAAATTCTAGAGTGCATCTCCTCTTAAAAAGCTAAAAGTGCCAAGATTCAATTAGTGCATGCACGAGTATCACACAAGGTGCCATCATATGAACAAAAGTTCCAATATTTGATGCACTTGCAATAGCTTGTCAACTTTTACAAGTTACTGGGAAATCAAAGTTTGATGTTTATGgtttatttaatatttttatatattttttccatAGATAAACAATCGGTTTCTTCAACATCAGCTCTAAAGCTGGAATTCAAGAGACTGACCTTTAACGAGCAgtgttatatatacatatatatatataactagaTGCACATAACTCCTAACTTGGAGAGAAACACATTAGCACTTGGTGCCGTGGTGTGTGCAGATTCGTGAGCAGAAAGCTGGACTGCTGGAGCCGGGATATTACTTACCTTCAAGGCTTCACTGGCTTACAAagcttcaagccttcaatggCAGCTTCGGTGGCAGCAGCAGCTTCCTGGAAGAATTCTGGCAGCGGCTGCGGCAACTTTGAACTTCGAACTTCCAAGGTGCCGTGGTGTGTGCCCAGCTGCAACGCTTCACTGGCTTACTGGCAAGGCGGCAACAAagcttcaagccttcaatggCAGCTTCGGTAGCAGCGGCTTCCTGGAAGAATTCTGGCAGCGGCCGCGGCAACTTCGAATTTCCAATTGCTTGCCTCAGACTCTAAGAGCAACTAGcaaagcaaaggaaagaaaaattgaaagcCGAATCCCTGAAAAATTGAAAGccgaaaatttgaaaaattgctTGCCGAATCCCTGCTTGCCTTAAGAAGTTCTCAATTCGTTCTTCAAGTGAAACATCAATGGTGCCTGTATAACCTCGTCAATAAGTTGTAATAGCTTATTAACTGCTTGTAACGTACATATGCAGCATTCTCAAGTTGGGATAACCACTTAATGTCTCGTTCAAAATGTATAGTTACACATCATTCATCAACCTCATTTTGGGGGGAGGCGACGTCAACGCGTAGTTGCAATCCCTGTGTGTTATTTCTTTCCTGAAATGTGTAACGATGGCAAATCAgcaaatattattaataaaacatACGATTAATGATATACGATGTCCAAGTCTCCAATTAATAACATTACATAAATATGTGCTGTAACGATAAAAATTTGTCACCTGAGGTGATGGTGCAAATACATGATATGCATCAACATCACAGTGTGTTGAAATTGCCCCACGCTCCTCCTACATTATATAGTATAAGTAATCGACTGTCAACAAATCATTACCAGTGCCTATATTACTCACTTATAAAGTTAAATTGGACTAGACATTATAACAAAAATGATATATCAGACCATTAAAACATCTCTGACGGAGTTATGCttggaaaaaatagaaaatctgGGATGCATCCATTCTGTAGGGACACTTGCAGGAGGCCCCTGATTAGCCAAACGGTGGAccttgaaataataaaaaataatacgTTATTAAAGCGAGCATACGTTAACTACATAATTTGCATGATTTGACAGCCTTCGGGAGCTCACCgttacaattaaagaaaaaaaggtagCTCTACTACATGAACAAGAAGGTTTTATTTTAACAACTAAATGTAAGCATACCGTTTGACTTTCATCGATATCGGGAGCAACAGCATTTGGAGGGCCATTCACTGTCTGACTCATTGAATGCGTCTACAAGTTTCGTATGGGCAAAATCATTGTATGAGACAAACAAAATACGTATATCAGGAGGGATGACGGCCGTAACAACATTATCACACAATGTAACATCAATGTAACTATTTATGCTgttagaaacatccaaataaaagCAAGAGTCATGTCCATTTTATACTAACCGAAACAGAGTCAGTAGATGAACGGCATCCCATAAACATGTATTCTTCAAATGAAATCGATGTCGGCTCCGATTCTGAGACCTACAGTATTGACACGGCAATAATATTATTTCATAATGAATGTTACCTAAACTTTAGTTAATAGTATAACAATAACTTAGTTTTAGCATAAATGTTCCCCATGtaccaaaatttgatccataccGTAGTCTGTGTAGTCCTTGATAatctagattttctttttactctGTCAAATTTATCGACCCAACTTCGCATCACTCTACTTTTCTTCCCACCGCCTCGTTTTTTAATGCCTCTTGCGACTACTGCCTCCCCCATTTCATttacaatttcaattttatctcgTTCCTCcatattcaaatttttttgattttgcaaaGGTTGCTCTTCGCTTTCTGAGAGGAGGAGCTCAACTCTCTTTGACAAATCGGATATGACAGTGATTGCTACTTTGCTGGTGTCCTCCGACATTGCTGCTCGAGTTGCGACCTTAATCATGGCCGGAGCGAGCTCCCGATAACGAGTTGAAATCATGACTTTAGGATCAGCCACAACTTCCTGTCCTCGCCGATCAAAACAGTCTCCAGCCCGAGCTCTTTTTGTCCATCGCCTCTTAATGTATTCAGGAGGAATTATTTTTATGCCCACGGTATCAAACACCTTCAACGCGTGCCCACATAAAATGCCTTCATTCTCGTATTTTTTACAACTGCAACGTACACTTAGATCATTCCGATTGAATACTACTGTTCTTTCAGGTCCTCCATCATACCTCATGACCGCAAACTCCACAAACATCGCTGCATCTTGTTGTCTCAATATAACCATAGCTGTTGACTCGCCATATTCATTTTGGAATGCAACAAATACGGTTGGTGAATACGTCTCTGATGCATGCACAAGCATAGGTGTTTGCCTTAACCCTACCATGGGGAGCTTTTGCCTCATTTCATATTCTGCGATCAGTTCATTATGTCTCTTTTCATCAACCACCCGATTGAAATGTCTAAAGAACTGCACAAGGTCATGATCcaatttcaaatgatttttaattGCTGCATTTAGGCTTTCGCTGAGTTGGGTGCTTCGCATTCCCGCGGtccatctttctttcatcaTGCACCTTGCCCATTTATCACGAATTTTGTACAACCCCGAGAgccattcattattttcaagatTGTGTTTTTTCACCATCGCCTCCCACACCCTATTGAATTGTTCCACTTCTTCAAACTCATACATGCAGGCACCAAACATGTATGGAAGATCACTATTTTCCTTGTAGTGATTGCCAAGATGTTTCATAAAATTACGCCTTATGTGAAACGTACATAGACCGTGAAATGTTTCAGGCATGACAATTGAAAGAGCGGCTGCCATGGCGTGATCTTGGTCGGTTAGTATGGTACTTGGATGTTTTCCGCACATTGCTTCTAAAAATGTACCAAACACCCATTTGAAAGAATCTATCGTCTCATCATACATAAGGGCAGCACCGAATATCACAATTTGCCTATGCTGGTTAAAACCCACAAATACTCCAAGTGGCCggtattctttatttgttttgtaggttGTGTCGAATGTGACTACGTCTCCAAAAAAGTTGTAGTCAATTAACATTCCTGCATCAGCCCAAAAGATATTCGTTATCTGCTCTTCACAGTCCAGCTGTACGGCATGAAAAAAGGATGGATTCTCGAGTGTTTGCTCTTGAAAATAATTCAGCATGCTACCTGCTTCTCCATATTTCAAGCTCCTTTCCCGTCTCGTTCGAAGATATCGTTTAAGATCATCCCGAGTATATCCCACATTACCCATCCCACCTGCTTCCGTTCCCATAAGCTCATGGCTCTGTTTCAATGAAAGCCCAGCATCCTCGCTTATTTCAGCTTGGAATCCTTGAGCCACACTCACTTTTCTTTGTGATGGCATCATGTGAGCACATTGAGCAATGTGCAACTCATGATTATGCTCTAAGACAAGGTCATGCACACGGTACTTCATTGTCCCTCTAAACAACACGATAACCATCTTAGCTCCACACCCTGTTTTCGTCGGCGCTCGTGTCCTCTTTGGCATCACATCACCTTCGTACTTGCGTTTCACACCTTCCTTGCAGCAACTATATCTCCTAGACGTGGTCACGCCGTCTTTGTCTTTATTCAGATAGTCTTTACGTACACTGAAACCCATTTTAAAGGCATACTTGTTGTAAAACTTGTACGCATCCTCTTCACTGTTGAACTCCATTCCTAATTCAGGGGTCCCATTTTCTGCCAATTTGCTGCAATCCATTACTTCTACTCCTGCCAATTATGCATCAAACACCCTAATTTGCAACATTTCATGAATAGTATGTACATAAACGacaatataaatgtatattgcCATTTATAATGTGTTATGAATCACACATTACTCGTATACCAAATCCTATTATTACGCTTATCAATATGATTAATGATTCACATCACCTTACTTTTACTCTAAGACAACGGCATTATCTATGTACACTAACTCcatgtacactaacttatacggACTGTAATGTATTGGTCACACGATGTAAGTCTATTTTAACTGTATGTACATCCACGCTGGtgattatattttgattctAGATTCTTTAGCTTATTGGACCTTATGTCATTCGTTAATGACAACCGCATAAACCAACTCcacattttctacattttctacattttgagGGCCAAACAAGTACTTTCTACTCATTGTAATGTATTTCTTACATCATGTAATTGACTTACAACACAAGGTTCACCCATTTATTATTCACATATGTGTCTTTTCCTCTGTTTCACCCCATTCAACTCTACGCCTCTATTTTATACACACTGTATGGTCAGGAGAGGGGCAAACTAATATTGCTCCATGAGCATGGACCAATTACTAGATGCACAATAATTCATATCAATTGTAATACGGTGGCTATAACATGTAACTAATTTACAACAAGATGTATATTCATTCACTTGTTAAATGTGACTTTGTTTCTCTCATCTTTCCCTAATTCCAGTCGATGGTTTACTTGAATACATAACCCTACTTTCTactcattgtaatatatttcttaCATCATGTAATTGACTTACAACACAAGGTTCACCCATTTATTATTCACATATGTGTCTTTTCCTCTGCTTCACCTCATTCAACTCTACGCCTCCATTTTACACACACTATATGGTCAGGAAAGGGGCAAACTAATATTGCTCCATGAGCATGGACCAATTACTAAATGCACAATGATTCATATCAATTGTAATACGGTGGCTATAACATGTAACTAATTTACAACAGGATGTATATTCATTCACTTGTTAAATGTGATTTTGTTTCTCTCATCTTTCCCTAATTCCAGTCGACGGTTTACTTGAATACATAACCCTAGGTCTTCCAAAAACTACTATCCCATTATAGTCCATCACTGAAAAGCTGAATgctcacacacacacagatacGGTACACACATACAAATACAGTACAACTTCACTATTCTTCTATCATCTTCATATTATGTCTTCAGTGACTCTAATTTCATCCTTCCTTTAACAGATGTGCATTTGGGTGACAAATTATTGGCCACAATTACTGACATGGTTCAGTCATGTTACCTTGGTCTGCTAATACGCTTCACGTTTCACCGAAGTCGGAGACGTAGCTGCTTCTGCTATTAAGTTGAAGGACAAAATCTGGTTTCGTGAGATGCTGAATTTCCTCTATTTACTTCTACCTTACCGCCGCTCTTGCACGCATTCAGAATACATACAACACTCTTATACCCAATTGGAGACCACAACTGCTTCTGCTATTCAGTTTTACGGACAAACTTTGGCTTCATCTCTGTTTGCTTCTTCCATGCCGCCTGCCTCTCCACCCACTTTTCTGTCAATTGCTACCTTCATCAGAGTAGACTACACCCACTTCACCTAGAAACACCCAGTAGGTTGAATCCCACCTGAACTTCAGCTTTCTGCCTTCAGTGAGTGGTTGGTCAGAGTAGATTACCTTCACAATTTAATTATTTGGCTTCCCTCAGTTTTGTTTTCTGCGactaattcaaaatttcaacttgaatttcaaaaacCAATTCTCTTCCGTTTGCTCCGTCTGCTCCCGTTTGGAAgtcaacatttttttatttggaaCGGCATCGTTTTTGTGCCCTGCTTCAGCCTTGCTGACTTGGCTCATTTGTCTCCTCACGTTTTTTATGTGAGGAGACCGTTCAGGACGGTCGCTGACCGCTCCCCTACCCGGCCTATCCCCGCACCAGCCCAGACGCACACCCTAACCACAGGCACAATGCGCGCGGCTGAACGGGTACCGTCAGAGGAGAAGAGGCG of Coffea eugenioides isolate CCC68of unplaced genomic scaffold, Ceug_1.0 ScVebR1_2474;HRSCAF=3505, whole genome shotgun sequence contains these proteins:
- the LOC113756760 gene encoding protein FAR1-RELATED SEQUENCE 5-like, with product MDCSKLAENGTPELGMEFNSEEDAYKFYNKYAFKMGFSVRKDYLNKDKDGVTTSRRYSCCKEGVKRKYEGDVMPKRTRAPTKTGCGAKMVIVLFRGTMKYRVHDLVLEHNHELHIAQCAHMMPSQRKVSVAQGFQAEISEDAGLSLKQSHELMGTEAGGMGNVGYTRDDLKRYLRTRRERSLKYGEAGSMLNYFQEQTLENPSFFHAVQLDCEEQITNIFWADAGMLIDYNFFGDVVTFDTTYKTNKEYRPLGVFVGFNQHRQIVIFGAALMYDETIDSFKWVFGTFLEAMCGKHPSTILTDQDHAMAAALSIVMPETFHGLCTFHIRRNFMKHLGNHYKENSDLPYMFGACMYEFEEVEQFNRVWEAMVKKHNLENNEWLSGLYKIRDKWARCMMKERWTAGMRSTQLSESLNAAIKNHLKLDHDLVQFFRHFNRVVDEKRHNELIAEYEMRQKLPMVGLRQTPMLVHASETYSPTVFVAFQNEYGESTAMVILRQQDAAMFVEFAVMRYDGGPERTVVFNRNDLSVRCSCKKYENEGILCGHALKVFDTVGIKIIPPEYIKRRWTKRARAGDCFDRRGQEVVADPKVMISTRYRELAPAMIKVATRAAMSEDTSKVAITVISDLSKRVELLLSESEEQPLQNQKNLNMEERDKIEIVNEMGEAVVARGIKKRGGGKKSRVMRSWVDKFDRVKRKSRLSRTTQTTVSESEPTSISFEEYMFMGCRSSTDSVSTHSMSQTVNGPPNAVAPDIDESQTVHRLANQGPPASVPTEWMHPRFSIFSKHNSVRDVLMEERGAISTHCDVDAYHVFAPSPQSLRQAIGNSKLPRPLPEFFQEAAATEAAIEGLKLCCRLASKPVKRCSWAHTTAPWKFEVQSCRSRCQNSSRKLLLPPKLPLKA